The following proteins are co-located in the Eubalaena glacialis isolate mEubGla1 chromosome 14, mEubGla1.1.hap2.+ XY, whole genome shotgun sequence genome:
- the MORN2 gene encoding MORN repeat-containing protein 2: GRPSNQVAVCAELLLPSLQATELAAQGESQSPENLSSAPVSTPEVFKINFIFPNGDKYDGDCTRTSSGIFERNGIGIHTTPNGIVYTGSWKDDKMNGFGRLEHFSGAVYEGHFKDNMFHGLGTYTFPTGAKYTGNFNENRVEGEGQYTDIQGLEWCGNFHFTAAPGLRLKLHM; this comes from the exons GGTCGCCCTAGCAACCAAGTCGCCGTTTGCGCTGAGCTACTGCTTCCTTCCCTCCAGGCCACAGAGCTGGCGGCCCAGGGGGAATCGCAGAGTCCAGAAAATCTCTCCAGCGCCCCTGTGTCGA CTCCAGAAGTATTTAAGATAAACTTTATATTTCCAAATGGAGACAAGTATG ATGGGGATTGTACAAGAACATCTTCTGGAATCTTTGAGAGAAATGGAATAGGTATTCATACCACTCCTAATGGGATTGTCTACACAGGAAGCTGGAAAGATGACAAG ATGAATGGTTTTGGAAGACTTGAGCATTTTTCAGGAGCAGTATATGAAGGACACTTTAAGGACAACATGTTTCATGGACTGGGGACTTATACATTCCCAACTGGGGCAAAGTACACTGGAAATTTCAATGAAAATag GGTGGAAGGTGAAGGACAATATACTGATATCCAAGGACTAGAATGGTGTGGTAACTTTCATTTCACAGCTGCTCCAGGCCTGAGGCTAAAGCTCCACATGTAG